One Musa acuminata AAA Group cultivar baxijiao unplaced genomic scaffold, Cavendish_Baxijiao_AAA HiC_scaffold_895, whole genome shotgun sequence genomic region harbors:
- the LOC135664822 gene encoding DNA-directed RNA polymerase subunit beta-like: MNRRLNLDIPQNNTFLLPRDVLAAADHLIGIKFGMGTLDDMNHLKNKRIRSIADLLQDQFGLALVRLENAVRGTICGAIRHKLIPTPQNLVTSTSLTTTYESFFGLHPLSQVLDRTNPLTQIVHGRKLSYLGPGGLTGRTASFRIRDIHPSHYGRICPIDTSEGINVGLIGSLAIHVRIGHWGSIESPFYEISERSKEAQIVYLSPNRDEYYMVAAGNSLALNRGIQEEQVVPARYRQEFLTIAWEQIHLRSIFPFQYFSIGASLIPFIEHNDANRALMSSNMQRQAVPLSQSERCIVGTGLERQTALDSGVSAIAEHEGKIIYTDPHKIILSSNGDTTISISIPLVIYQRSNKNTCMHQKPQVPRGKCIKKGQILADGAATVGGELALGKNVLVAYMPWEGYNSEDAVLISERLVYEDIYTSFHIRKYEIQTHVTSQGPERITKEIPHLEAHLLRNLDRNGVVMLGSWVETGDILVGKLTPQTANESSYAPEDRLLRAILGIQVSTAKETSLKLPIGGRGRVIDVRWIRKKGGSCYNSEMIRVYISQKREIKVGDKVAGRHGNKGIISKILPRQDMPYLQDGTPVDMVFNPLGVPSRMNVGQIFECSLGLAGDLLKRHYRIAPFDERYEQEASRKLVFSELYEASKQTKNPWVFDTEYPGKSRIFDGRTGNPFEQPVLIGKSYILKLIHQVDDKIHGRSSGHYALVTQQPLRGRAKQGGQRVGEMEVWALEGFGVAHILQEMLTYKSDHIRARQEVLGATIIGGRVSNPEDAPESFRLLVRELRSLALELNHFLVSEKNFQINRKEA; encoded by the coding sequence ATGAACCGGAGACTGAATCTTGATATACCTCAGAACAATACATTTTTATTACCACGAGATGTATTGGCTGCTGCGGATCATTTGATCGGAATTAAATTTGGAATGGGTACACTTGACGATATGAATCACTTGAAAAATAAACGGATTCGTTCTATAGCGGATCTGTTACAGGATCAATTCGGACTGGCTCTTGTTCGTTTAGAAAATGCGGTTCGAGGAACTATATGTGGAGCAATTCGGCATAAATTGATACCGACTCCTCAAAATTTGGTAACTTCAACTTCATTAACAACCACTTATGAATCGTTTTTTGGCCTACATCCTTTATCTCAAGTTTTGGATCGAACTAATCCATTGACACAAATCGTTCATGGGCGAAAATTGAGTTATTTGGGTCCTGGAGGATTGACGGGGCGAACTGCTAGTTTTCGGATACGAGATATTCATCCTAGCCACTATGGACGTATTTGTCCAATTGACACGTCCGAAGGAATCAATGTTGGACTTATTGGATCCTTAGCCATTCATGTGAGGATTGGCCATTGGGGATCTATAGAGAGTCCATTTTATGAAATATCTGAAAGATCAAAAGAGGCACAGATAGTTTATTTATCACCAAATAGAGATGAATATTATATGGTAGCAGCGGGAAATTCTTTGGCCTTGAATCGGGGTATTCAGGAAGAACAGGTTGTTCCAGCCCGATACCGTCAAGAGTTCCTGACTATTGCATGGGAACAGATTCATCTTAGAAGTATTTTTCCCTTCCAATATTTTTCTATTGGAGCTTCCCTCATTCCTTTTATCGAGCATAATGATGCGAATCGGGCTTTAATGAGTTCTAATATGCAGCGCCAAGCAGTTCCGCTTTCTCAGTCCGAGAGGTGCATTGTTGGAACTGGACTGGAACGCCAAACGGCTCTGGATTCGGGGGTTTCCGCTATAGCCGAACACGAGGGAAAGATCATTTATACTGACCCTCACAAGATCATTTTATCAAGTAATGGGGACACTACTATAAGTATAAGTATTCCATTAGTTATCTATCAACGTTCCAACAAAAATACTTGTATGCATCAAAAACCTCAGGTTCCGCGGGGTAAATGCattaaaaaaggacaaattttagCGGACGGTGCGGCTACAGTTGGGGGGGAACTTGCTTTAGGAAAAAACGTATTAGTAGCTTATATGCCATGGGAGGGTTACAATTCTGAAGACGCAGTACTAATTAGCGAACGTCTGGTATATGAAGATATTTATACTTCTTTTCACATCCGGAAATATGAAATTCAGACTCATGTGACAAGCCAAGGACCTGAAAGAATCACTAAGGAAATACCACATCTAGAGGCTCATTTACTCCGCAATTTAGACAGAAATGGAGTTGTGATGCTGGGATCTTGggtagaaacaggtgatattttaGTAGGTAAATTAACACCTCAGACAGCAAACGAATCGTCGTATGCTCCAGAGGATAGATTATTACGAGCCATACTTGGAATTCAGGTATCCACTGCAAAAGAAACTTCTCTAAAACTACCTATAGGCGGAAGAGGTCGCGTTATTGATGTGAGATGGATCCGGAAAAAGGGGGGTTCCTGTTATAATTCAGAAATGATTCGTGTATATATTTCACAGAAACGTGAAATCAAAGTAGGTGATAAAGTAGCTGGAAGACATGGGAATAAGGgtatcatttcaaaaattttgcCTAGACAAGATATGCCCTATTTGCAAGATGGAACACCTGTTGATATGGTCTTCAACCCATTAGGAGTACCATCACGAATGAATGTGGGACAGATATTTGAATGCTCGCTCGGGTTAGCGGGGGATCTGCTAAAGAGACATTATAGAATAGCACCTTTTGATGAGAGATATGAGCAAGAGGCTTCGAGAAAACTAGTGTTTTCCGAATTATATGAAGCCAGTAAGCAAACAAAAAATCCATGGGTATTTGACACCGAATATCCGGGAAAAAGCAGAATATTTGATGGAAGAACAGGAAATCCTTTTGAACAACCTGTTCTAATAGGAAAgtcctatattttaaaattaattcatcAAGTTGATGATAAAATCCATGGACGTTCTAGTGGACATTACGCACTTGTTACACAACAACCCCTTAGAGGAAGGGCGAAGCAAGGGGGACAACGAGTAGGGGAAATGGAAGTTTGGGCTCTAGAGGGATTTGGTGTTGCTCATATTTTACAAGAGATGCTTACTTATAAATCTGATCATATTAGAGCTCGTCAAGAAGTACTTGGTGCTACgatcattggaggaagagtatctAACCCAGAAGATGCTCCAGAATCTTTTCGATTGCTCGTTCGAGAACTACGATCTTTAGCTCTAGAACTGAATCATTTCCTTGTATCTGAGAAGAACTTCCAGATTAATAGGAAGGAAGCTTGA
- the LOC135664826 gene encoding photosystem I P700 chlorophyll a apoprotein A1-like, whose protein sequence is MLFAGWFHYHKAAPKLAWFQDVESMLNHHLAGLLGLGSLSWAGHQIHVSLPINQFLDAGVDPKEIPLPHEFILNRDLLAQLYPSFAEGATPFFTLNWSKYAEFLTFRGGLDPITGGLWLTDIAHHHLAIAILFLIAGHMYRTNWGIGHSIKDILEAHKGPFTGQGHKGLYEILTTSWHAQLSLNLAMLGSLTIIVAHHMYSMPPYPYLAIDYGTQLSLFTHHMWIGGFLIVGAAAHAAIFMVRDYDPTTRYNDLLDRVLRHRDAIISHLNWACIFLGFHSFGLYIHNDTMSALGRPQDMFSDTAIQLQPIFAQWVQNTHALAPGITAPGATASTSLTWGGGELVAVGGKVALLPIPLGTADFLVHHIHAFTIHVTVLILLKGVLFARSSRLIPDKANLGFRFPCDGPGRGGTCQVSAWDHVFLGLFWMYNAISVVIFHFSWKMQSDVWGTISDQGVVTHITGGNFAQSSITINGWLRDFLWAQASQVIQSYGSSLSAYGLFFLGAHFVWAFSLMFLFSGRGYWQELIESIVWAHNKLKVAPATQPRALSIVQGRAVGVTHYLLGGIATTWAFFLARIIAVG, encoded by the coding sequence ATGCTTTTTGCTGGTTGGTTCCATTATCACAAAGCCGCCCCCAAATTGGCTTGGTTCCAAGATGTAGAATCTATGTTAAATCACCACTTAGCGGGGTTACTAGGACTTGGGTCTCTTTCTTGGGCGGGACACCAAATCCATGTATCTTTACCGATTAACCAATTTCTCGACGCTGGAGTTGATCCTAAAGAGATACCGCTTCCTCATGAATTTATCTTGAATCGGGACCTTTTGGCTCAACTTTATCCCAGTTTTGCCGAGGGAGCAACCCCCTTTTTCACCTTGAATTGGTCAAAATACGCGGAATTTCTTACTTTTCGCGGAGGATTGGACCCAATAACAGGTGGTCtatggctgaccgatattgcacaccatcatttagctattgcaattcttttcctgatcgctggtcatatgtatagaacCAACTGGGGCATTGGTCATAGCATTAAAGACATTTTAGAGGCTCATAAAGGTCCATTTACAGGCCAGGGCCATAAAGGACTCTATGAAATCCTAACAACGTCGTGGCATGCTCAATTATCTCTTAACCTGGCTATGTTAGGCTCTTTAACCATTATTGTAGCTCACCATATGTATTCCATGCCTCCCTATCCATACCTAGCTATTGACTATGGTACACAACTTTCGTTGTTCACACATCACATGTGGATCGGTGGGTTTCTCATAGTTGGTGCTGCTGCACATGCAGCAATTTTTATGGTAAGAGATTACGATCCAACTACTCGATACAACGATCTATTAGATCGTGTCCTTAGACACCGCGATGCAATCATATCACATCTTAACTGGGCATGTATATTTCTGGGTTTTCACAGTTTTGGCTTGTATATTCATAATGATACCATGAGCGCTTTAGGGCGTCCACAAGATATGTTTTCAGATACCGCTATACAATTACAACCCATCTTTGCTCAATGGGTACAAAACACCCATGCTTTAGCACCCGGCATAACAGCTCCTGGTGCAACAGCAAGTACCAGCTTAACTTGGGGAGGTGGTGAGTTGGTAGCAGTAGGCGGCAAAGTAGCTTTGTTACCTATTCCATTAGGAACCGCAGACTTCTTAGTCCATCATATTCATGCATTTACGATCCACGTGACTGTATTGATACTACTGAAAGGTGTTCTATTTGCTCGCAGTTCCCGTTTGATACCTGATAAAGCAAATCTTGGTTTTCGTTTTCCTTGTGATGGACCTGGAAGAGGGGGGACATGTCAAGTATCTGCCTGGGATCATGTCTTCTTAGGTCTATTCTGGATGTACAATGCGATTTCCGTAGTTATTTTCCATTTCAGTTGGAAAATGCAGTCGGATGTTTGGGGTACTATAAGTGATCAAGGGGTAGTAACTCATATTACAGGAGGAAACTTTGCGCAGAGTTCCATTACTATTAATGGGTGGCTTCGAGATTTCTTATGGGCACAGGCATCTCAGGTAATTCAGTCTTATGGTTCTTCATTATCTGCATATGGTCTCTTTTTCTTAGGTGCTCATTTTGTCTGGGCTTTCAGTTTAATGTTTCTATTCAGTGGCCGTGGTTATTGGCAAGAACTCATTGAATCCATCGTTTGGGCTCATAACAAATTAAAAGTTGCTCCTGCTACTCAGCCTAGAGCCTTGAGCATTGTACAAGGACGTGCTGTAGGAGTAACCCATTACCTTCTGGGTGGAATTGCCACAACATGGGCATTCTTCTTAGCAAGAATTATTGCAGTAGGATAA
- the LOC135664825 gene encoding LOW QUALITY PROTEIN: photosystem I P700 chlorophyll a apoprotein A2-like (The sequence of the model RefSeq protein was modified relative to this genomic sequence to represent the inferred CDS: deleted 1 base in 1 codon) — translation MALRFPRFSQGLAQDPTTRRIWFGIATAHDFESHDDITEERLYQNIFASHFGQLAIIFLWTSGNLFHVAWQGNFESWIQDPLHVRPIAHAIWDPHFGQPAVEAFTRGGATGPVNIAYSGVYQWWYTIGLRTNEDLYTGALFLLFLSAISLIAGWLHLQPKWKPSVSWFKNAESRLNHHLSGLFGVSSLAWTGHLVHVAIPGSRGQYVRWNNFLDVLPYPQGLGPLFTGQWNLYAQNPDSSSHLFGTSQGTGTAILTLLGGFHPQTQSLWLTDIAHHHLAIAFIFLIAGHMYRTNFGIGHSIKDLLETHIPPGGRLGRGHKGLYDTINNSLHFQLGLALASLGVITSLVAQHMYSLPAYAFIAQDFTTQAALYTHHQYIAGFIMTGAFAHGAIFFIRDYNPEQNEDNVLARMLDHKEAIISHLSWASLFLGFHTLGLYVHNDVMLAFGTPEKQILIEPIFAQWIQSAHGKTSYGFDVLLSSTNGPAFNAGRSIWLPGWLNAVNENSNSLFLTIGPGDFLVHHAIALGLHTTTLILVKGALDARGSKLMPDKKDFGYSFPCDGPGRGGTCDISAWDAFYLAVFWMLNTIGWVTFYWHWKHITLWQGNVSQFNESSTYLMGWLRDYLWLNSSQLINGYNPFGMNSLSVWAWMFLFGHLVWATGFMFLISWRGYWQELIETLAWAHERTPLANLIRWRDKPVALSIVQARLVGLAHFSVGYIFTYAAFLIASTSGKFG, via the exons ATGGCATTAAGATTTCCGAGGTTTAGCCAAGGCTTAGCTCAGGACCCCACTACTCGTCGTATTTGGTTTGGTATTGCTACCGCACATGACTTCGAGAGTCATGATGATATTACTGAGGAACGTCTTTATCAGAACATTTTTGCTTCTCACTTTGGGCAATTAGCAATAATCTTTCTGTGGACGTCCGGAAATCTCTTTCATGTAGCTTGGCAAGGAAATTTTGAGTCATGGATACAAGACCCTTTACATGTAAGACCTATTGCTCATGCAATTTGGGATCCTCATTTTGGTCAACCAGCTGTAGAAGCCTTTACTCGAGGAGGTGCTACCGGTCCAGTGAATATCGCTTATTCCGGCGTTTATCAGTGGTGGTATACAATCGGATTACGCACTAATGAAGATCTTTATACTGGAGctctttttctattatttctttctgctaTATCCTTAATAGCGGGTTGGTTACACTTACAACCAAAATGGAAACCAAGCGTTTCGTGGTTCAAAAATGCCGAATctcgtctaaatcatcatttgTCAGGACTTTTCGGAGTGAGTTCTTTGGCTTGGACAGGACATTTAGTTCATGTCGCTATTCCAGGATCCAGGGGACAGTACGTCAGATGGAATAATTTTTTAGATGTATTACCCTATCCTCAAGGGTTGGGACCA CTTTTTACGGGTCAGTGGAATCTTTATGCCCAAAACCCTGATTCGAGTAGCCATTTATTTGGTACTTCCCAAGGAACAGGAACTGCCATTCTAACCCTTCTCGGTGGATTTCATCCACAAACGCAAAGTTtatggctgaccgatattgctcatcatcatttagctattgcatttattttcctgatcgctggtcatatgtatagaacTAACTTCGGGATTGGGCACAGTATCAAAGATCTTTTAGAAACACATATTCCTCCAGGGGGTCGATTAGGGCGTGGGCATAAGGGTCTTTATGACACAATCAATAATTCGCTTCATTTTCAATTAGGTCTTGCTCTAGCCTCTTTAGGGGTTATTACTTCCTTAGTAGCTCAACACATGTACTCTTTACCTGCTTATGCATTCATAGCACAAGACTTTACTACTCAAGCTGCGTTATATACTCatcaccaatacatcgcagggtttatCATGACAGGAGCCTTTGCTCATGGAGCTATATTCTTCATTAGAGATTACAATCCAGAACAGAATGAGGATAATGTATTGGCAAGAATGTTAGACCACAAAGAAGCTATCATATCTCATTTAAGTTGGGCCAGCCTGTTTCTTGGGTTCCATACCTTGGGCCTTTATGTTCATAACGATGTTATGCTCGCTTTTGGTACTCCGGaaaaacaaatcttgattgaacCTATATTTGCCCAATGGATACAATCCGCTCATGGTAAGACTTCATATGGGTTCGATGTACTCTTATCTTCAACGAATGGCCCAGCATTCAATGCAGGTCGAAGCATATGGTTACCGGGCTGGTTGAATGCTGTTAATGAGAATAGTAATTCACTCTTCTTAACAATAGGTCCTGGGGACTTCTTGGTTCATCATGCTATTGCTCTAGGTTTGCATACAACTACACTGATTTTAGTAAAAGGTGCTTTAGATGCACGTGGTTCCAAGTTAATGCCAGATAAAAAGGATTTCGGTTATAGTTTTCCTTGCGACGGCCCAGGACGCGGCGGTACTTGTGATATTTCTGCTTGGGACGCATTTTATTTGGCAGTTTTCTGGATGTTAAATACCATTGGGTGGGTTACTTTTTATTGGCATTGGAAACACATCACTTTATGGCAGGGTAACGTTTCACAATTTAATGAATCTTCCACTTATTTAATGGGATGGTTAAGAGATTATCTATGGTTAAACTCTTCACAACTTATCAATGGATATAATCCTTTTGGTATGAATAGTTTATCCGTATGGGCGTGGATGTTCTTATTTGGACATCTTGTTTGGGCTACTggatttatgtttttaatttcttGGCGCGGATATTGGCAGGAATTGATTGAAACTTTAGCATGGGCTCATGAACGCACACCTTTGGCTAATTTGATTCGATGGAGAGATAAGCCAGTGGCTCTTTCCATTGTGCAAGCAAGATTGGTTGGATTAGCCCACTTTTCCGTAGGCTATATATTCACTTATGCAGCTTTCTTGATTGCCTCTACATCAGGAAAATttggttaa